From the genome of Rhodobacteraceae bacterium Araon29, one region includes:
- the rhaM gene encoding L-rhamnose mutarotase, with protein MQKHAFKMRLNPGREEEYRKRHDEIWPELVILLKEAGVSDYSIHLDHETNILFAVLWRTDNHSMDSLPTHEIMKKWWAHMADIMETHPNNEPITTDLSTVFSMS; from the coding sequence ATGCAAAAACACGCTTTCAAAATGCGCCTGAATCCGGGCCGCGAGGAAGAGTATAGAAAGCGCCATGATGAAATCTGGCCCGAGCTTGTGATATTGCTGAAAGAGGCCGGCGTTTCGGATTATTCTATCCATTTAGATCATGAGACAAATATACTGTTTGCCGTCCTATGGCGAACCGATAATCACTCTATGGACAGCCTGCCTACCCATGAAATCATGAAAAAATGGTGGGCGCATATGGCCGACATTATGGAGACCCACCCAAACAACGAACCGATTACCACAGATCTTTCAACCGTCTTCAGTATGTCATGA
- a CDS encoding ABC transporter permease: MLKRLLASREALLMGAIVVLLGLVATRFPSFITPSNLAGVFNDTSPLILLAIGQMIVILAKCIDLSVAANLALTGMVVSMINVAAPGMPIAIIIIVAISLGTIMGMFNGLLVWKLDIPPIVVTLGTMTIFRGIIFLISDGKWVNSHEMTAAFKAFPRAEFLGMSMMSWTAVLAVFIFTMVMTRTTIGRSFYAVGGNPHAATYTGINVGKSQFWAFTISGALAGLTGFLWVSRYAVAYVDIASGFELDVVAACVIGGISIAGGIGSVGGAVLGALFLGVIKNALPVINVSPFWQLAISGSAIIIAVAFNAQANREKGRIILKSAENAQ, translated from the coding sequence ATGCTTAAACGTCTTTTGGCCTCTCGCGAAGCCTTGTTGATGGGGGCAATTGTGGTCCTTCTTGGGCTGGTGGCAACCCGCTTTCCGAGCTTTATCACTCCTTCGAATTTGGCGGGTGTATTTAATGATACTTCGCCTTTGATCCTGCTGGCGATTGGTCAGATGATTGTGATTCTGGCAAAATGTATCGACCTCAGCGTTGCAGCCAATCTTGCTTTGACAGGGATGGTCGTATCGATGATTAACGTCGCTGCTCCGGGTATGCCAATTGCGATAATAATCATCGTCGCGATAAGCCTTGGTACAATTATGGGGATGTTCAACGGCTTACTGGTGTGGAAGTTGGATATCCCACCGATTGTTGTGACCCTTGGCACCATGACCATCTTTCGCGGTATCATCTTTCTGATTTCCGACGGAAAATGGGTTAACAGCCACGAAATGACGGCGGCATTCAAAGCCTTCCCACGTGCTGAGTTCCTTGGCATGTCAATGATGAGCTGGACCGCGGTCCTTGCAGTGTTCATCTTTACCATGGTAATGACACGCACAACCATTGGCCGTTCATTCTATGCGGTTGGTGGTAATCCTCACGCGGCAACATATACAGGGATCAACGTAGGAAAATCACAGTTTTGGGCCTTCACCATTTCTGGCGCTTTGGCGGGTCTAACCGGTTTCCTTTGGGTTTCGCGTTATGCGGTGGCCTACGTGGATATTGCCAGTGGTTTTGAGCTGGATGTTGTGGCGGCATGTGTGATCGGAGGGATATCGATTGCCGGTGGAATCGGATCAGTGGGCGGGGCTGTCCTCGGGGCACTTTTCCTCGGCGTGATCAAGAATGCGCTGCCGGTGATTAATGTGTCTCCCTTCTGGCAATTGGCCATTTCGGGCAGTGCAATTATCATAGCAGTTGCTTTCAATGCACAAGCCAATCGCGAAAAAGGCCGGATCATCCTCAAATCAGCGGAGAACGCGCAATGA
- a CDS encoding ATP-binding cassette domain-containing protein, which yields MQDELAPILALDGVTKTFPGVKALSEVSLKLYPGQVTALVGENGAGKSTVVKILTGIYQPDGGSILVDGMQIQFPTPQTAADAGITAIHQETVLFDELSVAENIFIGHAPRGRFGLIDWSETERRSAEILTGIGAEIDPSTKLRDLGIANKHLVAISRALSIDARVVIMDEPTAALSHKEIEELYELVEKLKMQGKAILFISHKFDEIFRIPDRYTVFRDGQLIGDGLIKDVSEATLVTMMVGRDVNQIYPNRNSNIGEDILTVEGYSHPTEFADIGFALRKGEILGFYGLVGAGRSEFMQSLFGITKPSSGGVRVDGTEVVISSPADAVSNGIVYVPEDRGKQGAITDLPIFQNVTLPSLGRTSKNGFLRLAEEFKLAREYTERLELRAASLDTNTGKLSGGNQQKVVIAKWLATQPKVIILDEPTKGIDIGSKAAVHEFMAELASQGLAVIMVSSEIPEILGMSDRVIVMREGRMAAELTGDDLTPETLVRHAAGINEKG from the coding sequence ATGCAGGACGAGTTGGCACCGATCCTAGCCTTGGACGGAGTCACCAAAACTTTCCCGGGCGTCAAAGCGCTTTCGGAAGTTTCCCTTAAACTTTACCCGGGTCAGGTAACTGCTCTTGTTGGTGAAAACGGTGCTGGCAAGTCAACGGTGGTTAAGATTCTTACTGGTATTTACCAGCCAGACGGAGGATCGATCCTTGTAGATGGAATGCAGATCCAATTCCCAACACCTCAAACCGCTGCTGATGCCGGCATTACTGCGATCCACCAAGAGACGGTGCTATTTGACGAACTGTCCGTAGCCGAAAATATCTTCATTGGACACGCCCCTCGTGGCAGGTTTGGTTTGATCGACTGGTCGGAGACGGAACGCCGCTCGGCCGAAATTCTCACCGGAATCGGTGCAGAAATTGATCCAAGCACCAAACTCCGCGATTTGGGTATCGCAAATAAGCACCTTGTTGCAATCTCTCGTGCTCTAAGTATCGATGCACGTGTAGTCATCATGGACGAACCCACCGCGGCTCTCTCTCATAAAGAGATCGAAGAGCTTTATGAACTGGTAGAGAAACTGAAAATGCAGGGTAAAGCGATCTTGTTTATCAGTCACAAATTTGATGAAATCTTCCGGATTCCAGATCGCTATACTGTATTTCGTGATGGTCAGCTCATTGGAGACGGCCTGATTAAAGACGTCAGTGAAGCCACGCTAGTCACGATGATGGTTGGCCGCGATGTCAATCAAATTTATCCGAATCGTAATAGTAATATCGGCGAGGATATTTTGACAGTTGAAGGATATAGCCACCCCACTGAGTTTGCTGATATAGGATTTGCCCTGCGTAAAGGTGAAATTCTTGGATTTTACGGTCTTGTCGGTGCCGGGCGCTCTGAATTTATGCAATCACTCTTCGGGATTACCAAACCGTCTTCTGGTGGCGTTCGAGTTGACGGAACAGAAGTAGTTATCAGTTCTCCTGCCGATGCGGTCTCAAATGGCATTGTCTATGTCCCCGAGGATCGCGGCAAACAAGGCGCAATTACCGATCTGCCAATTTTCCAGAATGTGACTCTGCCCTCTTTGGGGCGAACCTCTAAGAATGGTTTTTTGCGCTTGGCCGAAGAATTCAAGCTGGCCCGTGAATATACAGAGAGACTGGAGTTACGCGCTGCATCTCTGGACACCAATACCGGCAAGCTATCAGGCGGCAACCAGCAGAAAGTTGTCATTGCAAAATGGCTTGCAACCCAGCCAAAGGTCATCATTCTCGATGAACCAACTAAAGGCATTGACATTGGCTCGAAAGCAGCTGTTCATGAATTCATGGCAGAGCTTGCCAGTCAAGGCTTGGCCGTCATCATGGTCAGTTCGGAAATTCCGGAAATTCTTGGAATGTCTGACCGGGTTATCGTGATGCGCGAAGGCCGTATGGCAGCCGAATTAACTGGCGATGACCTGACCCCCGAAACACTGGTCCGCCATGCTGCGGGCATCAACGAGAAAGGTTGA
- a CDS encoding ABC transporter permease, with translation MSTSDRIIPDRLQSSLQRRVKSWETLLLAVAIAIFVANSFASPYFLNAWNLSDATFNFTEKAMIAFAMALLIIAGEIDLSVASIIALASTAMGAALQAGAGTPVLILVGLGTGLLCGAFNGVLVTRMGLPSIVVTIGTMSLFRGISYIVLGDQAYRGYPSDFAFFGQGYVWWVISFELVLFAIIAVIYGIILHKTNFGRAVYAIGNNPTGALFSGIRVQRVKFILFLLTGLMSGIAAVCLTSRLGSTRPSIAFGWELAVVTMVVLGGVNILGGSGSIPGVVIAAFVMGLVTFGLGLLNVPGIVMSIVIGALLIGVIALPRIWAMWRYH, from the coding sequence ATGAGCACGTCCGACCGAATAATCCCCGATCGTTTGCAATCGTCATTGCAACGCCGTGTGAAAAGCTGGGAAACCTTGCTGCTGGCTGTGGCCATCGCAATTTTCGTGGCCAACAGCTTTGCGTCGCCCTACTTCCTGAATGCCTGGAATCTTTCAGACGCGACATTCAACTTCACCGAAAAGGCAATGATTGCATTTGCGATGGCTCTGCTGATCATCGCAGGAGAGATCGACCTTTCGGTTGCGTCGATCATTGCGCTGGCCTCAACCGCTATGGGGGCCGCGCTGCAGGCAGGTGCAGGGACGCCAGTTCTTATTTTGGTGGGACTTGGAACTGGTTTGCTCTGCGGAGCATTTAACGGAGTTTTGGTGACTCGCATGGGATTGCCGTCAATCGTTGTTACAATCGGCACCATGAGCCTATTTCGTGGGATCAGCTATATCGTGCTGGGTGATCAGGCCTATCGCGGCTATCCTTCTGACTTTGCCTTCTTTGGGCAAGGATACGTGTGGTGGGTGATCTCATTCGAATTGGTTTTGTTTGCTATAATCGCAGTGATTTACGGAATAATTCTGCATAAGACGAATTTTGGTCGCGCAGTCTATGCTATTGGCAATAACCCAACGGGTGCCCTTTTTTCAGGTATCAGGGTCCAGCGGGTCAAGTTTATCCTTTTCCTTCTGACCGGTTTGATGTCAGGTATCGCCGCAGTTTGCCTAACCTCGCGACTTGGCTCGACCCGCCCGTCGATTGCTTTCGGCTGGGAGCTCGCAGTCGTGACGATGGTTGTTTTGGGCGGCGTGAACATTCTCGGTGGATCTGGTTCGATCCCCGGTGTTGTGATTGCAGCATTTGTAATGGGGCTCGTGACCTTCGGCCTTGGTCTTTTGAACGTTCCGGGTATCGTAATGTCGATCGTGATTGGTGCGCTACTGATTGGGGTTATCGCCTTACCCCGTATCTGGGCGATGTGGAGATATCATTGA